The Mus pahari chromosome 5, PAHARI_EIJ_v1.1, whole genome shotgun sequence genomic sequence AACTTCTGAGCCTTTGTAGAACAAGGTTCGCAGCATCCAGGCgaggatgactgtgagccaccagacgctggcctagaactcactgtatatcaggctgacctggaatgcACTGcatagactaagctggcctggaacttgcatcagatttcttgcctttgcctttaaaaaaaaaaaaaaattatttatttatttcatgtatgtgagtacactgtcactgtcttcagacacaccagaaggcagcattggatgcccattacagatggttgtgagccaggcagtggtggcgcacgcctttaatcccagcacttgggaggcagaggcaggcagatttctgagtttgaggccagcctggtctacagaaaaaaacaaaacaaaaacaaaaaaataccccccccaaaaaaacaaaaaaaacccagatggttgtgaaccaccatgtggttgctgggaattaaactcaggacctctggaagaacaatcagtgctcttaaccactgagccatctctccagtgcacattagtttttaattgttaCACATGTGTGTTAATGTCAAAGAACACCTTTGTCaagttgattctcttctttgaccttgacatgggttctggggaacaAGCATGTTTGCATCAAGTGGGAGATGCCTGGTTATGGTTGCATCACCAACTGGGAGGTGCCTGGTTATGATTATGTCATCAAGTGGGAGgtgtttttacccactgaggttttttttttttttttttttggttttggttttggtttttcaagacagggtttctctgtgtagccctggctgtcctggaactcactgtgtagaccaggctggcctcgaactcagaaatccgcctgcctctgcctccgaagtcctgggattaaaggcgtgcaccacccccAGCTCCTACTGAGCTTTTAATCATGTCCCCAGGTAGAGTTTCTGATTTAATGAGGGTTATTTGATTTAATTTCAACATCTGTTGTTACACTTGAGTATGAGTTCAgcattaaaattataatgaaaatatgcaaAGTTATAGTATTTGAAGTAATTTATAGATCAGTGAGTTTTGATTTCTAAGAGTAACGTCTGAGCCtgacagtgatggtgcacacctttaaattggacccatgggaggcagaggggggtgGGTTTCTGCATCCggggccagcctcgtctacagagagatggttaagagcagtttttgctcttgcagaggatctaggttctGTTTCCTGCGCCCATTTGGGAGCTCACAACTCACTGTAGTTCCAGGAGACATGCTGCCTTCTGATGTTCTCTGATACtttacacatcatacatacatacatacatacatacatacatacatacatacatacaggcaaaacactcatagatCTGGGATGTCATTTATCATACAAGACCCTCTATTAGAGAGAGCTCCTGGGATCAATCCACACTTgtggaaaggagaaaggcagagggagagttTCTTGCTATACAGGGAGATTTGAAACTGGGGCGATCCTTCACAGATCTCCCAAATCTGAGTTAGAAAGATGGATTACGTAcacaccaggaagtggaagtcCAGGCTATTCTGGTCTATAAAAGTAAGATCCtttcccaacaaaacaaaacagaaacagaagccaaCACAAAATAATACCTGGACTAATTCACCAAGTTGTGTCTGAttgaaataaatgcatataaaggTACTCTAGGCCTGGCTGGGTGTGTGGCTGGGTAGTAAAACATGTGCCTATGATGTACCAGACCTGTCTTTGATCCTCTGCACTGCAGAAACATAGAAGTGCTCTTTAAGCAGTGATGTCAGAGGGTGTGCAGTTAAGCAGTGATGTCAGAGGGTGTGCAGTTAAGCAGTGATGTCAGAGGNNNNNNNNNNNNNNNNNNNNNNNNNNNNNNNNNNNNNNNNNNNNNNNNNNTTAAGCAGTGATGTCAGAGGGTGTGCAGTTAAGCAGTGATGTCAGAGGGTGTGCAGTTAAGCAGTGATGTCAGAGGTTGTGCAGTTAAGCAGTGATGAGTTTGGAGACCATCTAGTTTAAACGACTACATTTCAGATAAGAAATAGGAATCTCCAAGGCCAAGAGACTCTTCAGTTCTGTGggtaaatacaggaaaacaagaaCTTCATGTTCGCAccacatgtgtctgtctgcattCATCTAAGGATTCTACCTTAAAGctatataaataaacatgttctctgtgaatttgaacttcgaagacagaaatgaaatgaaggtatatgtgctcatatgtgtggggtgtgtgtgtgtgcgcgtgtgtgcgtgtgcgtgttcACAGAGTCCTCTGTCGCTAATAGTTTGAACCCTGATAATTTTCCCAGTGCCGTGTTATTTAACTCCTGGCTCCTCATTTCCCTACCCCCAACCTGCacagcctttccttttcttcatttagcAAATGTGCAGTTCTATCTAATGAGGCGATCTGAGATCAGCTCTGGTCCTTGCCCCATCTTGCAACCAGCTGTGTGATCTTGAACACCTGTCCTTACTTGTAGTCTCAGTTCCCGAGTGTAAAATTAGGGTAATAATTCTTGTCCTGCTGATATGTGGTGCCTGTTTCAAGGATCAAACAATGTAACAGCTCTGAAAACACCTTGAAGAGTGGCTAATGTTGTACAAATGTCAAGTTGCCTGTTCTATTCTCatcctcaccctcacccccacccccacttgccTCCAGCTTACTGGCTCCCTTCCAAGATTGTTTTGACAAGTGGCTGCACTGTTTTGTGGAGCTTTCTCTGAACCATGAAATGTCATTCTGGAGGCTCCCTTTGGACCAGTAGGGATTTAATTAGAGTATTGAGAGCCATAGAGGAAGCCATTAAAAATAGGAGAAGTTGTATTTGAAATGCAGCATGTATTTCCATCCATAGGAATGGTACCGGTAgaaaaagaacacatcaaaaatgcTCAGGGTACCAACCAACTTGACTCTCACTCCCTCCACCTTAAGccctcatcctcctcatcccCTAGATCTGTGTTCGTCCTACTCTGTGGCAGCTCTTGTCTCCTTCTGATGGagtacctcttttttttttttttttcctccttaggCTCTTTGGTAGAAGGCAAGGGTTCGGTGTACACTGCTCAATCTGATGTCCAGGTTCCCGAGAACGAGTGTGAGTTGGGCAGAGCCGTGGAGGGTTAGAGTGGGGTCAGAGGGCTAGCTTGTGGTTTGGGGGCTCCATCTTTCTCCCGTTTTGCTCCCGTCTGCAGCCATCAAATTGACCTGTACCTACTCTGGCTTCTCCAATCCCCGCGTGGAGTGGAAGTTCGTCCAAGGCGGCACTACTGCGCTTGTGTGCTATAACAGCCAGATCACAGGTAAGTTGTCACAGTCACTAAGAACTGCCGAGTAATCGACACTGCCCAGCCTGGATTCCAGAGGTGGGGACACACCCTGGAGCTCCTTCAGTGGAGGATGAAGAATGTGTCTTGGGGGCCACGGTCATCTTCGCCCCCCAGTTGACCCTGTCTCTTCAACCTCTGCTCCCGTCTCCTGGTAGCTCCTTATGCCGACCGAGTCACCTTCTCATCCAGTGGTATCACGTTCAGTTCTGTGACCCGGAAAGACAATGGAGAGTATACTTGCATGGTCTCCGAGGACGGTGGCCAGAACTACGGGGAGGTCAGCATTCACCTCACTGTGCTTGGTACGTCCCACGTAGTCTCACGTAAGCTTAAAGCTAGTGGCCTCCCTGAACCTGATAGCAGACTGCTAAGCTTTAGACCTGATGGACGGTAAGGATAGAGAGGTGAGCCTCCTGGTTTGATAGGAACTAAGGGCATGCAGGTGGCGCCTCTGATTGGTTGAGACTATCATCCTGGTTTCTTACCTACACTCGTGTAGCCCTCTTGCCCCTTGTATTCAGCGCCTTCTTTTTACTGTCTCCCTCCCTAGTGCCTCCATCCAAGCCAACGATCAGTGTCCCCTCCTCTGTCACCATTGGGAACAGGGCAGTCCTGACCTGCTCAGAACAGGATGGTTCCCCACCCTCTGAGTATTCCTGGTTCAAGGATGGGATATCCATGCTTACAGCAGATGCCAAGAAAACCCGGGCCTTCATCAATTCTTCATACACCATTGATCCAAAGTCGGGGGATCTGGTATGAAAGGGGAGAAGTGAAAGATGGGGCGTGGGGGCCGGTCATAGGACCCCAGAGAGCGGGGCGAAACATCGGGGCTCTCTTAAGGTCAGAACGAATAGGACAGGTATCTGACTTATTTGAGCAAGAAGCCAGTTTGTTCTCTTCCCTCTAGATCTTTGACCCCGTGACATCCTTTGATAGTGGTGAATACTACTGCCAGGCCCAGAATGGGTATGGGACAGCCATGAGGTCAGAGGCTGTACACATGGATGCTGGTGAGTAAGGATGTGGCTGGGGCCTGAGATTAGAGCTTGGGGTATGGTCAGAGCCTGGGTTTCATGGGCTCACGACAGCATCGTCGTTGGCACCACAGCCGCGCATCAAGGCGAGTGACCTCCCCTTTGTGTCCCACAGTGGAGCTGAATGTGGGGGGCATCGTGGCAGCCGTCCTGGTAACACTGATTCTCCTCGGACTCTTGATTTTTGGCGTCTGGTTTGCCTATAGCCGTGGATACTTTGAAAGTGAGTATTTCCCCTTGGAAGCTTGTTGGTTTctgatagcccaggctggcctgaaactttgCCCTCCCAACCcacagtgatccttctgcctcagccttccaagtgctgagagtaTGGGCATGTACTACTGTACCCAGCTGTATGTTCCTTTATCCTTGCGTGGTCTGTGGGTGCTGTCCAAGTATGGACTTGAGACCATTTTCTATGTGCTGGCCCTGTCTTCCAGAGGAGCATGGTTATTTGGTTTAGCTCATATGAAGAAGCACATACTACTTCCCCCTAATTTCCATGCTATGTTGTGTTCTAGTCTGATAGTAATCATGATTGTAGCCGGGATTTGCTACTttcccctaacactagataagagagaaacaaggtaggaaaaaaaatcctggaatCTGATTTcttccaaccccccacccccaccgccgtcccactccccacccccatttgaCCAACAGCCAACCGCCCTGCCTCTGTATACCCtctaaaaagttcccagaattccaaacgtcAAAACTGACCTGCAGCTAGTAAAGCCACACCTCTAtcagagcacgaggcaaatcatagtcagccgCTTCAGCCCCGTATCTTCAAtctgtgattaaaacaaaagcatattcttATGTCTGTGTTTTGTAAAGAAAGTGAAATTCCAGAATTGTcagtacacatttttttttctttttttttctttttcaggaacaAAGAAAGGGTGAGCCTAGTGCTGTCCCAGGGTTCTCTCATAAGATCATGGATGTGTGTGGTTTGGAGCTGAGCTGAGCCccgggggtgggaatgggggtgaGGTGGAAGTAGCTGTTTTGGAGAGAATGACACTCTAGACTTCTGTTCTTGTCTCCtgaacttttccttccttctaaacACTCAGTTTTTCTGCAAACTGTGCCTCCATTCTGGCCCCTGATACTGTGCAGATACATTAATTGCTCGGGCCTGAATGTCCCCCATTTCTGGTTTGCCACAGGACTGCACCGGGTAAGAAGGTGATTTACAGCCAGCCCAGTGCTCGAAGTGAGGTGAGTGTACCTGCCCTTAGGAGGGGAGGCCTTGTGCTTCAAGTGGCTGTTTCTAgcctctttgtgtgtttgtgagcaaAATGAGACTGTGAAGTTGACTAgatgttttttttccctagggGGAATTCAAACAGACCTCGTCATTCCTGGTGTGACCTGTTGCGGCTCATCCATTGTCCATTTGCCTTACTCAGGTGCTACAGGTTCTAGCCCCTGCTGGCTGTAGCTGCACAGGATGCCTTCAATGTCTTCTAGGTCCCACAGGACCCCTTGCTTTTATTCTAGCTAGGGTATGAATTTAAAAACATCAGctacttccctctcctctttcccactctccctcctttccttacCACCATTGGGTGGCCCGAGACTAATTACAGAGTTTTCGTTCCCCATTCCTATGTGGGATTGGGCAAGAGTCCTAGACTATAGAGTAATAATGGTGGGGCTGACAGGAACCCAAAACCAATACCTGGCTGTAAAGGCCTCTGAATAAGGACTTTAAGCCTAGCTCCCCCTACTTTCTCCTCCCCGGATGGGGTGCCAGCTGCTCTAGAGGGGGGTCTGAAGAAAGGAGGGGCTGAGGATGGTGACCTCAGGTCTCCAGTCTCTGgagcctctcttctgtctccacaAAATGTGCCACTGGGATTCTCCTGGATTCAGAGTAAACTGACACCGTGTCTATACAAGGTGGGAGAGCTCAGTTAGCTCCCAAGAGACTTTGAGTAAGAAGATTTAAAGTGATCTAAAGAAAAGGCTGGAACTGGTGGCCGTTAGTCACTCTTCATTTGGCTGGAATTACCACATGGACCCTTTGAAGATGTGTGTGGATGGAGAAGATACGAGCTTTATAGTCTTGGCTCTTTGGTgggctctttgtgtgtgtgtgtgtgtgtgtgtgtgtgtgtgtgtgagagagagagagagagttagattGTAATTGTTATATAGAAGGGCTTTCTAGCTCTTTGGCAAggttgtgtttctgtgtgtttatattttgaCAGATGTTGCTGGAAATAAAAACTTCATTNNNNNNNNNNNNNNNNNNNNNNNNNNNNNNNNNNNNNNNNNNNNNNNNNNNNNNNNNNNNNNNNNNNNNNNNNNNNNNNNNNNNNNNNNNNNNNNNNNNNNNNNNNNNNNNNNNNNNNNNNNNNNNNNNNNNNNNNNNNNNNNNNNNNNNNNNNNNNNNNNNNNNNNNNNNNNNNNNNNNNNNNNNNNNNNNNNNNNNNNNNNNNNNNNNNNNNNNNNNNNNNNNNNNNNNNNNNNNNNNNNNNNNNNNNNNNNNGCTctagctgtcctggtactcactctgtagaccaggctggcctcgaactcagaaatccacctgcctctgcctcccgagtgctgagattaaaggcgcccggcttttttttttttttttttttggtttttttgcagGACTGTGTTCTTAAGGCAAAGCTTCCGGGCATCAGAACCTAGTTTCATAGCCTCCTACTGCTTGGGTGTAGGAAGGCGATGCTGTGCTGAGGAAATGAGTATTTAGTAAAGTGGGCGAAGGATGTGTCTGTGCACTCTCCAGCCTGGCATTCATGGTGGACCTCCCTAAGTCCTCTAAGGGAGAGTTCCTCTAGTCGACAAATGTTTGAGAAAGCAGCAATTAGCAAGATAGGTCTGGTGGTCTTTGCTCTCTTCCATTTGGGCCCTTTTCAGCCTTTGGAAATTAAACACTCACTTTAAGAGCCTTACGTCAGTAGCTTTCCAGAGGACAATAAAAGAGAAATCTGAAACACTTCAGTAAAGGGCTTTTCAAATATAGTTGACTTTGGCAGGGGTGTGGATGGGTATTCCTTGCCCATTCACTCCTAGATAAACAGTTCCCTCGGGCACTTTTGATGTGTGTGAGCCAGTTACTCTTGGAGTAACCTCTCCAGCTTATAGTATGCTTTGGAAATGCCACCTCTGGTTTCATTTTACAATGTCAAAactagggctggcgagatggctcaacaggtaagagcaccaactgctcttctgaaggtcccgagttcaaatcccagcaaccacatggtggctcacaaccacctgtaatgacatagagctacagtgtacttatgtataataataaattctgGGACCTGAGCGAGCGGGACCGACCAGAGCGAGCAGGATTGACTGGGGATTGagcagagcgagcagaggtcctaaaattcaattcccaacaaccacatgaaggctcacaaccatctgtacagctacagtgtactcacacaaaataaataaatcttaataaaaacaaatgtcacAACAGAAGTTTTGTGATGTCtatttttcatattgattttGTTTAGATCAAGTTCTACATGCAGTAAGGGACTCTTGGTATGGAGAGAAAGCGAAATTAGtgaagtgtttgcctagcatgtggaagccctgggttggatccccagcattGCGTTAAGTCAGGTGCATGCTTcaggtcagggagatggctccatgggtaagagtgcttactgAGTAAACACAGAGAGCTAAATTTGAATCTGGAGCATCCACGCGGAAACCAGATGTGGTCCATAATCCCAGCGCTATGGAGCGCAGAGACAAAATGATTCCTGGAGACTggctgtgagcctcagtttccgTGAAGGACCCTGTCTCCAGGGAATAAGATGGAATTTGATAGAGGAAGATAGCCAGTGTCCTCCCGCAGCCTCTGGGGTGGGCATGGGCTCTGCCATCCatcacacacatttgcatacacTCCTCCCAAatacaagaaacaagctggtagAGAGGTGGATcaaaacactcataaatacaataaaaataaaatctaaaattaacaAATTTCCCTGATAACTCCCTAAAGGTTAAGAACTCGACTGTTGAGTTTAATCCCTTCCCTACCTGACCAATGAACGGCTCCTTCACCGTCCTGTTGACATTCAGTCTTGATACTGGTTCCATGACTCCAAGAGGAAAAAGGGACCCAGTTTGGGGGAAATAGCCACAACAACTTTTTGTTTCTCAATCTTTTGGGacactctttttgttttgtttttatggaataAAAAGTTCCCATTCTAGATTTGAAGATATAAGATCAATTCAAAATTTTAAGTATTATCATTTTGCCCTCCGGCGTAttcaataaatatgaaaaaggtTGGAATGGGAGGGTCTAGAACCTGGCTAGTGGTGGCC encodes the following:
- the F11r gene encoding junctional adhesion molecule A, producing MGTEGKAGRKLLFLFTSMILGSLVEGKGSVYTAQSDVQVPENESIKLTCTYSGFSNPRVEWKFVQGGTTALVCYNSQITAPYADRVTFSSSGITFSSVTRKDNGEYTCMVSEDGGQNYGEVSIHLTVLVPPSKPTISVPSSVTIGNRAVLTCSEQDGSPPSEYSWFKDGISMLTADAKKTRAFINSSYTIDPKSGDLIFDPVTSFDSGEYYCQAQNGYGTAMRSEAVHMDAVELNVGGIVAAVLVTLILLGLLIFGVWFAYSRGYFERTKKGTAPGKKVIYSQPSARSEGEFKQTSSFLV